The sequence below is a genomic window from Rattus rattus isolate New Zealand chromosome 3, Rrattus_CSIRO_v1, whole genome shotgun sequence.
ATCAACAATACGGGTCCCCAactttcagtccaatggttgggtctcagtcagctgctggttgggcctcCCGGAGGAGAAccatgctaggttcctgcctGTTACCCTGGCTGCAGCAGCTCTGGGAGACCTGCAAACTGGCGTATTGAGAGTGGCAGACCCTGATCTGCCCTGGTGCAGACTGGAGATCATTTCTACTTTTAAGTTGTGATGACCTTTATCCTATGACTCAGTGCTGTGTTCTTATGACAACACAGACAGTATTTTATCTCCTTGGGGGGTGATCAGATAAACATGAAGGTGTGCCCGTGTGCCTTTTTGCTGTTGTCGTTCAATATCACGCTTAGTGGTCTGGACGCTCCTGGCAACAGTGTGAGTTTCTTCCATCCTTTACATAAAGTAGTTGCAAAAGGTACCCATTTCACAAGCTCATGGAGGGAAGAACTACGTCTCCTTTTCCACGGATGCACAGTGATGTGGGAGGCAGTGTCAGTCTAGTGGGAGATACAGAAACTAATGCGAAAAACCATAGGTCATTCTTCAAACAGTCATTTCTCAGGGCTTCTATTTCCCCCCTCTAAAGCTCTATGTGATCATGTCTGCCTGGCAAACACCACGACGTGTGTCAGGAGAAGACAAGAGATAAGAAATGTGACCAGCATAAAGTGGTTAAGAAATAAAAGTGCTATATACAAGAGCTGAAAGGAGAGATAGCTGTAAGAACCACCAAGCATGGACCTGTGTTCCACTGGCTCATTCCCAGCCCCCAACCACCTTCAGCTTTGGGGGACACCCTTCTTCCTGCATGGAGACACCGCCGCCCAATAGCGTAAGGCTCCCTCTGCGTAACACTGGCGCTCCCATCCTGCTGAAAGTGTGTTGtgagaaagagcagaaagctgcCAGAAGCTCAAATTCGCGCTTCAGCACAATCGGTCCAGTGGAGCCTATGATGCCTCCCCCTCCTGGAGTGGAAGCTGAATGGCAGATGCTGCCCAAATGTTCATTAATCGAGAGGCTTCCGTCCCCGGACGCCCCTGGATcttggacagaaaaaaaaaattcggTCGAATATGCAGGATGAGGAGCCTCCAGATCCTGTGCGCCCTTAGCGCCCAACCACAGAGTCAAACGCAAGCATTCCCCgggatgaggaagaaggagatcGATCAAGGTCTGGCTGCGGGTTTCCAGCGAAGATGCTGCGCGCAAGGAACGCCAGCCCCAGAGCGGCTCTGTGCGACTCTGCGGCACCCTGCTGCCTGCCGGCCCCCTTTCCCAATTTGCCCTCCGGCCATTCGTCTGCAAATGAATTCCCTGCACTTGTGAGTGAACCCACACAAGTTCTCTAGGCACGGTCCTCCTACTCTTTCCCGCGGGGAAGGGTGGGGGTAGTTTTTCAACCTTAACCTCTCTACTACCTGGAGGAAGGTGACTGTAACTGGGAGGGTGAGGGATTGTTTTACAGGTTCCAAAGGCGTCAGAATTAGGTGCCAGTGCTAAAGtggcttgttttcttcctttgccctTTGACAACTGGTGAGCTGACAGCTGCCTGGGCGCAACCCCCGGGCTCACTTTGCAGCCGGACGCTGAGTTTCAGACTGCAGCCCTGTTCCGCGTAGACCCGGGCCTCTTCGCCCCTCATCCAAGTCTGCGACGGATGGATGCTGACAGGCATCCTCTGAGCATTGGTTAAAGCTCTACAGTATTCACCTTTGCACCTCCTGTTTATCTACCGCCgcctccatctccccctcccctcctgtctccttctcttccccatccccaccctttcATCATTTGCACCACCACCAAAATACGTGCCCCTTTGGTAGAGTCGAAGCTCCCCGCTGAAGCGAGGGGGAGGGCGAtacccatcccccctctcccatctctgcctaGGCTCCGGGTTTTACTGCAGCAATCGGAGGTGACAGCGCCACCTCGGTCTCCTCCGTAGCTCTCAGAGCCCCTGCTTCCCCCAGTAACGGGGAAAGCGCCCCCTCTTGAGAAGCTAATTTCTGAAGAAGTGCGAACAggctacaggggaaaaaaaagattttgaaaatgtaGAAGTCACCGGGATGCAGTCTTCCTCGGAGAAGAGCCCAATCTCCCAGAACTGAGTATCAGCGCATAGGAAGTTGGGACCTTAGAgcgaagggggaggggagtggtgcAGCCCGCATTCTCTTCTGGAAGGAGTCGCTGCAAGCCCTGCGGTTGGACATAAGTTTGCGTAAGAGTGTTTTCCTTTTGTCAATTATTAATCACCGGAATCAGTTTGGCAGAACTGGAGTTTTAGCAGTAGTGCAGAGGGCGGGGCCCGAACACCTAACTCTGGGAGCCTCGGCTGCGCCCAGCACAGTGGCAAGCTAACAGAAGCTGGGGAGAGGCCAGAGCATCTAAGCTCACTCAGCAAAAGGTAAGCATCTTTCAAAGTACCTATGTCCAATCTAAAGGAGCTTTCATAGCGCAGAGTTTCTGTCCGCGTTGAGGGGAACTAGAACTGAGCTTTAGTGCGATCTATCTGATTATTTAACTATATCACAACTTTAAGAAGTGACTGGGTCCTCTTGGCATTTACTATGTTGGAAACTAAGATGCTTTACTCAACAGAAGCCAAACTTTATTACTGAAACTTCTCCAGCCAGAAGAAAAATATCTTACATTATTTCCATTATTCACCTTTGTGTGGTTGGTGAATGTTCAGGGAGTGATCCTGAGATGCGCTTGGCTCCCTTCTTCAGGGGTAATACTCACTTAGTTCTCTGCCCCTTAGGTTACTTTAGGCAGTGGCACACGGCAGTCAGCTGCCAGCAGGTAAGGCATAGCTAGCAAAGAGTGTGTTTTAGTACTTTTTTTCTCCTGATTTGAAGCACAGTGTTTTCTCGAGTGTGTTTATATGATTGTCACAGCAGTCAAAAGTCCTCATCCTTCGGAGGAGGCATATGTGTCCCTAGAGGAATGTGTGTCATAGTGTCCATGGGGAGCACGGCTTACAAGTGTTAAGTCCTGACTTGTTTCAATTGGAAGGGCATTCAACTGGTTGCCAGTCTATGCAGCAGCCCAGCCCAGGCGCCAATACAATCTCAACTTTGGCCTCCAAAAGTCAAAAAAATGCACAGGGGAAGTGGGACCCCTGCTTTTCTGTAGAAGACTTTGTGGCAGCGGTCATTATTTTGAATCAAACGATATTAAGAAATATACAGCCATTTACcataagaacttttaaaatgatgtgtGCGGAAAACTGGGGAGAGCTCCATTGCTTGGTTTTCACAACTGGTTTACTCCTGTGCTTCTTAGTGTAACCTCCATTTACATGATTTTTAATAGTTGTGATGACTTTGCGACCACTtagaccagtagttctcaaccttcctaatgctgcaaccctctaatacagttcttcatggtgTGGTTTCCCCCACCCCTAGTTACtattgctgctacttcataactgtaatgttgctactgttacaaatcataatgtaaatatctgatgtgcagatAGTTTTAggggacccctgtgaaaaggtcctTTTGGATCCTCAAAGAGGTTAAAACccaaagattgagaaccactgacttagacCAATAACAAACTTTGTGTGAGACACACAACCCCACTTTTCAAATCTTTCTAAACAACTGGATAAGTAATTCAGATGCAATTAAAATAAGCCAGGTTAAAAATGGCTAGTTAAGGCAAATGCACAGACACTTAGAATTGTACTGTGTGTCTCGTAGAAATTAAGGAGTCTGTAACTCCCTACTGTTTATAACCTTGctaattttatgattaaaaactACCCTTTATAATTCCATAACCAGTTATATCGAACAATGACAGTAAAAAAGTTTTCCAGCCAAAactctgtgtgagtgagtgtgtgtgtgtgtgtgtgtgtgtgtgtgtgtgtgtgtgtgtgttcttcaagTTATCCAAAAGGAGTTGGGGCTGTAAAAGTGGCTCAAAAGGCAAAGTGCATGCAAGCTTCAGGATCCAGCCCCTGCCTGAAAAGACACAGGGGAGCATGTGTGTAATCCCAgagttgggaggtagagacaggacaaTCCTGGAGTCTTCTCCTGATGACCATTCTAGCCCGATGGACAAGTTTCTGGTTCAACGagagagaccatgcctcaaaacataaaatgtagaGTCACAGAAGAGGACACGAAATACTGattctgacttacacacacatgcacaactatggacatatctctctctctctctctctctcacacacacacacacacacacacacacacacacacacacacacacacagccatgtgcATGTATACCAAACACACGAGCAAATTATCCAACTCAACCTCTAGAATTAAGTCTGTAAACACATCCCTTTCCAAAACAATAACCGGTAAAAAATTATCTCTCGATATTATTCCAAGGGAATACAGCAAACGAAGTGTTTATGCAAAATACTCTGTAACACAGCAACTTGGTTGTAAGAACAACAAAGGCGCATGGTATTTGAACACAattcctctctccagcctcaccgagctgggtatggtggtgatCCTCACTGGCTAGATGGTGCTTTGCTCCGGGTACCTTGTAGAGTCCCCCTCTCAACCTAGAATTCAGCCCATAGCAACAGCCtattcaaaagagaaacaggccacCACCTTCCTCATCTCTCTCAGCTTTGTGATAAGGAAGGTTTAGTTCATGGAGGACCAACAGAGACATCATTCTTCTTACAGATAATGCACAGGACACACACGGTCAAAGATGAAGAACTCACTAACAAAAAGACACACAGCCCATTTGTAAGTGAGCAAAGGTTCGAACACACATTTCCCCAAAGAAGATGTACATAAGAAAGGTGTTTGTCTTTACTtagcaggaaaatgaaaatcaaaatcgTAATGAAGTACTGCTTGGCGCCAACCACAATGGTTATAAACAAAGCGAtccatatttacatttcagtccAATCATGCCCAAATAAGGAATTTGGGGGTTGGAGGATAACGTAGAATGGTTGGAGCACAACTCAGTGCTTGCCTGGTTTACCCAAGGCCCTGGGCTTCCTCCCTAGCATCAcaaggagagtgggaaggaaggggaggaggaggaggagaaagaaggaaaggaagaggaaaaagaagtgtTAGATCTGTCATGTATTGCCAACGGGGATGTAAAATGATATAGTGGAATAATAATTTGCTAATTGCTCAAAAATTTACCAAATAATACAATTCCACTCTTAGACATAGATGCAGGAGAACTGGAAGTTTATATCCACAAAAGAACTAGTACCCAAATCCTCATCACAGTAGTGTACATaacaggcaaaaacaaacaaccccagaaACAGCCCTCGCATTGAGCGGTGAGTGAGTAAGATACATGCAACCAAGCAGCAGATATTACAACACGCTTCAGCACGGATGAGCACTGAAAAGATTAAGTGAAGAATAGCACACGTTGTGTGATTCCCCTTACGTAACACATCTCAAACCAGCCAATCTGTGGAGACAGAAATCGGATGAGTTGTTGCTGAGGGCTGGTGTGAGAGATAAGTTGGGAAGAAATGGGAAGTGACTGCTGAAGGGTACAGTGTCTTTGGAAGATGGGACATTTTAGGTCATGGGAAGGGCTATGCTTGTTGTACTTCTGAAAAAACACTAACCTGTATACTTAGACTAGGTTAATTGTATGATACCCAAATGACATCTCTAAGGCATATTATTAAAAACCCATCCAATGTAGGCAGGTGTAGTGACTTACCCATACCCCAGTGAGTGGGAAACTGATGAAAGAGAATTGCAAGTTTTGAGACTAACCAGAAAATTTTTAGCAAGGATCTTGTCTTAAAACACTAAAGGCAAGCCAAAAAATTTTACAAAGGACTAAAGGTGGGCTCAATCTTAGAGCATTTGccccaggatagaaaaaaaaaattatgtgaagCATTGCAAGAActaatgaatttaaaattttgaagttTGTAAATTCTCATGTGCCACTAAACCACTATGAAGCTTTTTGTGCCCAATGGCCATGTGGAAATACACGGAATCATTAAGGATGGGACAGGAGTCGTACAGCTGAATGGTTTACGTCATTGTCCATACCTGCCTGAGCTTTTCTCCCGTTGAGAAATCAGTCAGTCAGATGCCATCAACTCCTTATCATAAGGGATTTATGTGCAATACAGCATCTGTTTAGACTCATCATTTACCCAGGAGTGGTTGAGGCCAGTTATTCTTGCTTTTAGGTAAATCTAGACTTTATCAGTTCTTGAGGTTAACTGTTAAATTTGCTATGCCCACACTGGCTTAGAGAGGAAGGTACCTGACTCTCACCAAAACCTGAATTTCTGCTCCGTATAAAATACTTCCACTTACCCTAGCCCCAAAGGCAAGAGGGGTGGAAGAGGTGGGGAAGCAGCCACCAGAGTCCCCACAGCACACTGATATGTCCTTGCTGGAAAGCATCAACTGTAATTATGCCAATCCCCAATGCACAGGCTCCTAAATAATTAATTCATGCCTCTATTTGTCTCCTGTGTTTTGAGTTCCCAGAGCTTCCTGAGCCTGTGCTAAGAACCGTGGGATGGGACAGCAATGCTTTATCTAGAACAAGTGTAAAGTTAGAGTGTCCTGTAATCTTGGGAGGTAGCAAGCAGCAGAACGTGTTACCAGGACAGTTGTGAGCACAGGGAACTAATGGTACCTTAAGCTGTGTGGATTaagtcttcctgcttcagaaaGACTCAGTGAGTCTCCCTTTCAGCTACACAGGCTGGCCCTTCCATGCACGTATTTTAAGCGTGTGTCAAGCTGATGGAAATAGATTCTACCCAggtatattattatttaataattattattaaatattaataaattattgttattaatttacTTTCCATCCCAATTACAGATTCCCCTTGCTCTTCTCccagtttctctctttcctcaccCCATCCACTCATCCTCCCTCTCTATTCAGAAAATGGAaggcctcccatggatgtcaatcagccttggcatatcaagttgcagtaagactaggcacaactTCTCCTACTGAGGGGagccaaggcagcccagttaTGAAAAACACAAAGTaccaaaggcaagcaacagagtcagaaacaacCCCTGCTCCCTCTGTTAGGAGTCCGACATGAAGACAAAGCaacacaactgttacatatgtgcagatgaGCCTGGGTCAGTGTCATGTGTGCTCTCTGGTTGACAAATCGGTCTCTGAGCACCTatgacccaggttagttgattctgttggttttcttgtggtgtccttgatctgtccttcctctccatctttcATAGGATTTCCCAAGCTCCCCCTACTGTTTagatgtgggtctctgcatctgtttccatcaatttCTGTGTGAAGActctgatgacaattatgctaggctcttgtctgaaagcacagcagaatatcattaataggtgggctccctctcatggcataggtctcaagctgggccactCATTTTCAagcttggccattccctcaatggATTAATGGACATTTCTACTCCAGTTTCACTCccacacatcttgtaggcaggacaaattgtaggtcaaaggttttgtggctggtgtcccagtccctccattggaagtcttgcctgttTGCAGGAGACGAccagttcaggctccatgtcccccattgctaggagtcttagctaggctCACCCTCATTCACCTGGGAGTttcattgtcctaggtttctagcttgttcCAGAGACGACACCGacccccattccagttgtctgTCCCAGTACTCTACCCTTCTGTTCTCCCCCAACCTGATCCCTCTTGTTCTTATCCCTAACCCCTCTTCCATCCAGTCCCCTCCCTTTCACCCAGTCTTTAACTGCAATGATTTGTGTCAAATGTTATCCAATTAGAAGACTTCTGTTGGaaaaagcttgtgtgtgtgtgtgtgtctgtctgtctgtctgcatgtgtttgtatctgtgctgtgtgtgtgttcacatatatctgtgtctgtgtatgtctgtgtctacatgtgtctgtgtacacatagAGGGTCAGGAGACAGCCttggatgtcattcctcagggGCAGtccagcttttatttttcttccagaggCAGCATTTTTCACTTACTTAGAACTTGCCAAATAGGCTTTGCTGGCTGGCCAGTGCtgggctggctgaccagtgaacAGCAGGGACTCTGTCTGCCCTGTGCGCCCAGCACTGTGATGACGGGCACGCGCCATCATGCCCTGTCTTGCTTGGATTCTTGGAATCTAACTCTGGTTCTCGTGGTTGCTCTTTTACCAACTGATCCATCCCCCCAGCTGTGATAAAGAATGATTTTAAGGTCTAATCATTTGTTCATACATTAAACACCTACAGGATAagttgatttctctctctctctctctctctctctctctctctctctctctctctcttcatcttttgGGGGAAGGATTCTTGAGGCAACACAGATTTCTATATAGCttatgctgaccttgaactcatgatacTTCTGTCTAAGGCTATCGATGCTAAGGTTATagatatgcaccaccacatctggcttaatCCTTACTTTTAATATCACTTTCATTCAGGATTGATAATTAGATATCGATTCAGTAGATATTTACTATACAACTGTAGTGTACCAGGACACACACTTGGGCCTTGGATAAACATATAGACAAGACATCTTACCTCTGAAGTGCTTAAATTCTAGTGAATACCTCAGacattaataacaaaaataataggtaAATAGAAATCTATAAAGAGAAAAGAGCTCTGGGGAGAAAGGAAGTAATGAGGCACCGTTTTCAATTGTGAACTGAAGCTGGAAAGTAAGATTGTATAACCCTGTACTCTAGAAGGCATGCACAAACCTGGCTCTATGAATCCAGAAGAAGCTACAAGAATTCCTAATGTCAGATAAGCTCCAGATCCCCGGGCTGAGGTTTGTCCACCGTTATACTTGCCTAACCCAcaagcattattattattattttgtttaaatatccCACTGTTTCCTAAAggaaaaattatcctcaacacaTTCCAAGTGCCTGCCAAGAAGAAGTCTCCAACACCTGTTTGAAGAATTACAACTGAACTATTAATAAAGCAgtgccttttaaaataatattttgttaattttgtgaaaattccatacacacatacagtgtgTCTTAGTCATATTCACTCTGCCTCTTAGgccctcccagatccaccctcgCCCCTTTTCCTTACAATGCACTGAGTCCAGTGTGTGCCGActcatggagacaggggcatCCCCTAGAGTGTGGTCAACCTACCTAGAGCCACGCCCTTAAAGAAAGCTGACTCCTCTTTCCCCAAACAGTGCCTTAAAACAAACTCTCACTCAAGGAGATCCTCAGGCTGGGCTGTCATTTCCTTTTCAGCCCCTGTGCTGCGCTGTTACACAGATGCCCGTAGTGTTCTGAGGGGTTGTATGTACATGGTGCAGATTTCGTTCCCCCAAAATAGCACCCTTTGGATACCGAGGGTGAACAGAATAGGAAATCCCGCAGGTCAGAtgtggagggaaagaaggaaaggctgCCGTCAGTCACTCCACTGTTCTAGAATTTCTACACAAGTGCCTGATTTCAAAGGTACCCTAGGATATCTTGTCCTAATAATATGTGATAGGTGCTGCAAAGTTTCTGAAATAGAGCTTTTTTAGGTCTGGTTTAAAAGGAGCAGGGATGGGATTTTGAAAGTCAAAGggaatatttattttaacctCAACTGAGAAGTGTGTAAGAATGGTAAGAGCAGAACTAAAAACAAGGGTTTCCTTTTTAAGATCAATTATAATGGGACATtagaattttcattcatttgtctaATATGGTTTAATTAAAGTTACTGTATGTTAATTGTGGAGGAAAAGACAATATTCAAATCTCTtctagacctctctctctctctctctctctctctctctctctgtgtgtgtgtgtgtgtgtgtgtgtgtgtgtgtgtgtgtgtgtgtgtgtgtgtctagaatcTGAGTACAGGACTTCACTCATGCTAAGCAAACACCCTGACAACTGGACTATATCCTCAACCCAATACTCCATTTGTTACAAAACGAATGAAGAACATAGAGTAAGATTTTCCAGCCCTACCAACCAGGCCCCCTGACAGCCTTTCTTCATCCCTTCctatgcctcagtttacccactaCTTACCTGCCATAACCTTTACCACACTGTGAGGACGTAGTTGCCTAACTGTCCCTGCTCTCAGGATGTGGTCTGGAGATGGTAACCATGTTGGTCCTAATGAACTTTATAGCTTCTTATGTCCTTGCTACCTAGTTGATTGAAATAGCTAGGATGGATGGGTGGGCCAACAATCAGTATGAATGGTTTGCTGGGCTGCAGTCAAAGTTCCTTGCATAACAAGGCAATGTTGGCAGAGGCGTTTGGAATATGTGctctgcatttttttaaaatataaaacattgggtcaatttttaaattttaaatattttaagttttaaaatttcctaATATGTCCATTTCCACGTTTATAAAGAAACACGAGCATAGAAACACCTACCACCCTTAACTGTGTTGCTGAGTGAAACCTAGAAGGCCTTGCCTACACAGTACTTAGCAAACTTCTGGAATATAAATTGCACAATAAATATCTACTGCTATTATCAAACTAAAACAGCTTCCAGGCCGACAGTTTGCTGTGTCTGTGCCATGCCCCTGATCTTCCAGCTCCATTATAAGATCAAAGGCTGTCAGTAATGCTAAGCTGAAGCTGTCCTGCTGATGTGGAGATcagtgaaaatattaaaaagtaaatttggAAAGGAATGTAAGAAGCACAttgaacatgaaaatgaaaaggacccgaagaagacagaaggaagcgGCTCAAGATGGCGGATACAAAGCGTTTTTTCCGGCCTGTACTCCCTCTGTGGCTGCTCACTTCCTAGAACAGTATAACAGCAGTACTGATATAGACTCACTGTGCCTCGCAGAACACCATGCCCAGGGTCAGGGAGTGGTCACGGATGTACAAAGAGGAAGAAGTTAAACAAATCCTACTTGAACTGAGTCGTACCTGTACCTTAGGGCATTGAAGAGTTGTTTTCCACACAGTTTACAAATTGAATAATCTTTTGGGGTATATCAGACCTTTAGTCCAGTGTCACCACAGTACTACATCGAGCTATCTGTACCACTCACAACGAAGGGAAGAAGGAGCTAACTGGACCAATCAGTAAAAACCGAGAAACTTTAGTAATTACCTTTTCCGCTGGTAAAGGACTAGAATACCCGTGGGCTAATCTCCAATGGGACAATCCACAGAGAATCTCAAATCTTACAAAGAATCGTTTTAATTACTGACTGGAGCCTCTGAGGACCCTTGGATCACAGAACTGGTAGGAAGAGTGTCACCTATGGCAGAAAGCATGCATGGGGCAGCGACATGGCTCAGCATGGTGACATCTGCCACCTGAAAACAATCCCCGGGAACCAGGTGGGAatgaagagaaccaattcctgcagACTGGCCCCTGACTTCCACATTTgaactgtatacacacacacacacacacacacacacacacacacacacacgcacacacacgcatacatatgcatatacatgcaagcacgcatatacacatatgcacgcacacacccacacaaataaatacatgtaaaaaactTTAAGCACAACAGCATGCATATCCCAGGCCACACTAAGGGTAAGGCAGTTATTCTAGTCAAAAGAACTCTGTCTCAACTTTCTGTTGTCATTAAGACATGACTGCTCTacactttggagggagaaaaaattttaaagccttTTAGTGCGTAATAGATTTAAACTGGGCAAGGTACTTAtccaaacatatatacatatttcctGCCTGACTTGGTTGATTATGTGCAACGAAATGACAACTTAAGTGCCTGACGCTAGTTCGCAGAACTGCTAAAataggggtgggaggggtggctCAGAGGTAGAATGGCAAGCACGAAGCCCGAGGTTCAATGCCTGGCaccataaaagaaataaatacacaactTAAAATATTATGGATTCCTTTTATAAATCATGTGTGTATCCCCTGCCACCCTCTCGTAGAATGCATGGCACCCAGAACAGTGCTAGGTTCGTACAAaccactcaataaatatttgggaTATGAATTGAGCAAATGTATATTAACTCAGATTTTAGTTTAATGTAATCAATAGAAAAGTGATTTTTCAAATCTACGTAGTATTAAATGTGGGAAAAATATCTTTCAGGTAAAAGGAATTGAAAAACTCAAGATTCAAAATTAAGTACGCCTTATGTagagtttccatttctgtgataaaatgccatggcaaaaagcaacttgggaggaaatttttatttagattgCATATCCTGGGCCACAGTTCGCttaaggaagtcaagacaggaacctagaggcaaaaACTGAAGccaaggccatggaggggtgctgctttttggcttgctcctcatggcttgttcagcctgctttcttataccacctggaaccctgcccaggggtggcagaGCCCCAGTGAGGTGgacctcccacattaatcatcaaTCAAAACAATGCCCCccacacagacttgcctacagagcAATCTGATCAAGACGTTTTCTCCGTTcaaattccctcttcccagatgcatctaggtttgtgtcaaattgacaaaaccaACCAGAACATACCACAACAATCACAAGtgggtttaaaagaaaatagtatatAGAAAAAATAGCAAAGAGTA
It includes:
- the LOC116895842 gene encoding uncharacterized protein LOC116895842 — encoded protein: MARARHHSAGRTGQTESLLFTGQPAQHWPASKAYLPVRTSSEISFSRGGAFPVTGGSRGSESYGGDRGGAVTSDCCSKTRSLGRDGRGGMGIALPLASAGSFDSTKGAPSGCKVSPGVAPRQLSAHQLSKGKGRKQATLALAPNSDAFGTCKTIPHPPSYSHLPPGSREVKVEKLPPPFPAGKSRRTVPRELVWVHSQVQGIHLQTNGRRANWERGPAGSRVPQSRTEPLWGWRSLRAASSLETRSQTLIDLLLPHPGECLRLTLWLGAKGAQDLEAPHPAYSTEFFFSVQDPGASGDGSLSINEHLGSICHSASTPGGGGIIGSTGPIVLKREFELLAAFCSFSQHTFSRMGAPVLRRGSLTLLGGGVSMQEEGCPPKLKTDTASHITVHPWKRRRSSSLHELVKWVPFATTLCKGWKKLTLLPGASRPLSVILNDNSKKAHGHTFMFI